A single region of the Mannheimia bovis genome encodes:
- the ybeD gene encoding DUF493 family protein YbeD has translation MSQSKAINLQDLPQAKLKDLLEFPCNFTFKVVGANRENLVDDVVVVTQKYAKGDYNPREQKSSKGTYNSVSIDIIAENIEQVETLYTELAKINGVRMVL, from the coding sequence ATGTCTCAATCAAAAGCAATCAATTTACAAGATTTACCACAAGCTAAATTAAAAGATTTATTAGAGTTTCCGTGCAATTTTACCTTCAAAGTAGTGGGAGCAAACCGTGAAAATTTAGTTGATGATGTGGTGGTTGTTACCCAAAAATATGCCAAAGGCGATTATAACCCTCGTGAGCAAAAAAGTTCTAAAGGAACATATAACTCGGTTTCTATTGATATTATTGCCGAAAATATTGAGCAAGTAGAAACTCTCTACACAGAACTCGCCAAAATCAACGGTGTGAGAATGGTACTGTAA
- a CDS encoding ABC transporter ATP-binding protein encodes MLKLNDVTIKRGNLVVADKINLHFEQGKIYTLLGPNGAGKSSLLKTLFGEIAHQGAIDFDGNKLTSSHLHSWRKKIGYMPQDTQVEASLSALEVILLGQLDSLNMYISDELLNEAVDIMDKLGISHLAHQDIMRLSGGQRQMVMFAQVLLRKPHILLLDEPVSALDMYHQINLLEYVNAYTRANNLITIMVLHDLSLAAQFSDSVMLLSEGKIQAQGRACDVLECDIIRRLYNVNIEILYDGNGSPIIRPLRKCLNIDCCLNRK; translated from the coding sequence ATGCTCAAATTAAACGATGTTACGATTAAGCGTGGAAACTTAGTAGTAGCAGACAAAATCAATCTACATTTTGAACAAGGTAAGATCTATACTTTACTTGGACCAAATGGCGCGGGTAAATCATCTCTACTTAAAACACTGTTTGGGGAAATTGCTCATCAAGGGGCAATTGATTTTGACGGCAATAAATTAACTTCAAGCCACTTGCATAGCTGGCGTAAGAAAATTGGTTATATGCCACAAGATACGCAAGTAGAAGCCTCTCTAAGTGCCCTAGAAGTCATCTTATTAGGGCAACTTGATAGCCTAAATATGTATATTAGCGATGAATTACTCAATGAAGCCGTTGATATTATGGATAAACTCGGCATTTCACACTTAGCTCATCAAGATATTATGAGGCTGAGCGGTGGACAACGGCAGATGGTAATGTTCGCTCAAGTATTATTGCGTAAACCACATATTTTGTTGCTTGATGAGCCTGTCAGTGCGTTGGATATGTATCATCAAATCAACTTGCTTGAATATGTGAACGCCTATACTCGAGCGAATAATTTAATCACTATTATGGTGCTGCACGATTTAAGCCTTGCGGCTCAATTTTCTGATAGTGTGATGTTATTAAGCGAGGGCAAAATTCAAGCACAAGGCAGAGCTTGTGATGTGTTGGAATGCGATATTATTCGAAGACTTTATAATGTCAATATTGAGATTTTATATGATGGAAACGGTTCCCCAATTATCCGCCCACTTCGCAAATGTTTAAATATTGATTGCTGTTTGAACCGCAAATAG
- the lipB gene encoding lipoyl(octanoyl) transferase LipB: MKLIIRQLGIQPYEDVWHQMQAFTDKRNENTDDEVWLVQHPAVFTQGSAGKPEHLLNSTNIPVVQSDRGGQITYHGEGQQIMYVLIDIKRLKSQGREVSVRDLVTALEQTVVKTLADYGIESYPKADAPGVYVNEKKICSLGLRIRKGCSFHGLALNINMDLTPFKHINPCGYAGLEMCQLSELINRNDLDCSAVSPKLVAHFSAILGYNDIQFINN, from the coding sequence ATGAAATTGATTATTCGACAACTTGGTATTCAACCTTACGAAGACGTTTGGCATCAAATGCAAGCCTTCACAGACAAGCGTAATGAGAATACTGATGATGAAGTCTGGTTGGTTCAGCACCCGGCAGTGTTTACGCAAGGTTCTGCGGGCAAACCTGAACATCTGCTGAATTCAACTAACATTCCTGTGGTGCAAAGTGATCGTGGAGGGCAAATTACTTATCACGGCGAAGGGCAGCAGATTATGTATGTGCTGATTGATATCAAGCGACTGAAATCTCAAGGTAGAGAGGTATCGGTTCGAGATTTAGTTACAGCACTTGAGCAAACGGTCGTGAAAACGCTTGCTGATTATGGTATTGAAAGTTACCCAAAAGCCGATGCACCGGGTGTTTATGTGAATGAGAAAAAGATCTGTTCGCTTGGTTTACGCATTCGTAAAGGTTGCTCTTTTCACGGTTTAGCTCTTAATATCAATATGGATTTAACGCCTTTTAAGCATATTAACCCTTGTGGTTATGCAGGGCTTGAAATGTGTCAGCTAAGTGAGTTAATCAATCGGAATGATTTAGATTGTTCAGCGGTTTCTCCCAAATTAGTCGCCCACTTTAGTGCGATTTTGGGCTATAATGACATACAATTTATTAACAACTAG
- a CDS encoding FecCD family ABC transporter permease: MQTMLSPQQIAKKQRAIEKKRGFLLLFFLLICLLSLIFDIMTGPSLLPFNEVWKALFQLGKIEETTKIIVYELRLPMAIMALIVGAALGVGGAEIQTLLNNPMASPYTLGLAAAAGFGASIVIAFGGFGLPTEIAVPIGAFVMTIFSSGILFAFSSLGRFSSAMLVLVGIALLFLFQSLLSLVQFISAPEVSQQILFWLFGNLTKATWQTISIAFGVTAVCILLLLQDAWKLTALRLGEARALSLGINLTWLRMKTLLIVSIMTATCISFVGIIGFIGLVAPHIARMLLGEDQRFFLPGSMLVGAAFLSMSSVLSKSLVPGALFPVGIITALVGVPFFFWIVLAKR, from the coding sequence ATGCAAACAATGCTTTCCCCTCAACAGATCGCTAAAAAACAGCGAGCTATCGAAAAAAAACGCGGTTTTTTATTGCTCTTTTTCTTACTCATTTGTTTACTCAGCCTGATTTTTGACATTATGACCGGTCCTTCCCTACTTCCCTTTAATGAGGTTTGGAAAGCATTATTCCAATTAGGAAAAATTGAAGAAACCACCAAGATTATTGTCTATGAGCTACGATTACCAATGGCGATAATGGCATTAATAGTTGGGGCAGCCCTTGGTGTCGGGGGAGCTGAAATTCAAACTTTGCTCAATAATCCAATGGCAAGCCCTTATACTCTTGGTTTAGCTGCAGCGGCTGGCTTTGGAGCCTCAATTGTGATTGCCTTTGGTGGTTTTGGTTTACCCACCGAAATCGCAGTACCCATTGGGGCTTTTGTAATGACAATATTCTCTTCTGGCATTTTATTTGCCTTTTCTTCCTTGGGGCGTTTTAGCTCGGCAATGTTAGTGCTGGTCGGAATTGCGTTATTGTTTTTATTTCAGTCTTTACTTTCATTGGTGCAATTTATTTCTGCCCCTGAAGTATCCCAGCAAATTCTGTTTTGGCTGTTTGGCAATTTAACTAAAGCCACTTGGCAAACTATCTCAATTGCCTTTGGCGTAACCGCAGTCTGTATTTTATTGCTCCTTCAAGATGCGTGGAAACTGACCGCTTTACGTTTGGGGGAGGCTCGAGCATTGAGCTTAGGTATTAACTTGACTTGGTTGCGAATGAAAACTCTACTGATTGTATCAATTATGACCGCCACCTGTATTAGTTTTGTGGGCATTATCGGTTTTATTGGCTTGGTCGCTCCTCATATTGCCCGAATGCTATTAGGCGAAGATCAACGCTTTTTTCTACCCGGCTCTATGTTAGTCGGGGCGGCATTTCTCTCAATGTCTTCCGTGCTATCAAAAAGCCTTGTGCCGGGTGCATTATTTCCGGTCGGCATTATTACAGCGTTAGTCGGTGTGCCGTTCTTTTTCTGGATTGTGTTAGCGAAACGATAA
- the lipA gene encoding lipoyl synthase, whose protein sequence is MVTATAQVTAKKMSPFKMEKGVKYRDAAKTSVIQVRNIDPDQELLKKPEWMKIKLPANSAKIDSIKNGMRRHGLHSVCEEASCPNLHECFNHGTATFMIMGAICTRRCPFCDVAHGKPLPLDPDEPRKVAETVQDMKLKYVVITSVDRDDLPDRGAAHFSATVREIKALNPNCKVEILVPDFRGRVEQAVEILKQNPPDVFNHNLENVPRLYREVRPGADYKWSLELLKIFKQEFPNIPTKSGLMVGLGETNEEILEVMQDLRNHGVTMLTIGQYLQPSRHHLKVERYVPPAEFDMFREEAEKMGFEHAACGPFVRSSYHADLQAKGELVK, encoded by the coding sequence ATGGTTACGGCTACAGCTCAAGTTACGGCAAAAAAAATGAGCCCTTTTAAAATGGAAAAAGGGGTGAAATATCGTGATGCCGCTAAAACCTCCGTTATTCAAGTCAGAAATATTGATCCAGACCAAGAATTACTCAAAAAACCGGAGTGGATGAAAATCAAACTTCCGGCAAACTCGGCAAAAATTGATAGCATCAAAAACGGAATGCGTCGCCACGGCTTACATTCTGTGTGTGAAGAAGCCTCTTGTCCAAACTTACACGAATGTTTTAACCACGGCACAGCAACCTTTATGATTATGGGCGCAATTTGTACCCGTCGCTGCCCGTTCTGTGATGTTGCTCACGGTAAACCGTTGCCGCTTGACCCAGACGAGCCACGCAAAGTGGCAGAAACCGTGCAGGATATGAAATTAAAATATGTGGTGATTACTTCGGTGGATCGCGATGATTTACCGGATCGTGGTGCAGCGCATTTCTCAGCAACCGTGCGTGAAATCAAAGCGTTAAATCCAAACTGCAAAGTGGAAATTTTGGTGCCGGACTTCCGTGGGCGTGTTGAACAAGCGGTCGAAATTCTCAAACAAAATCCACCTGATGTGTTCAACCACAACTTGGAAAATGTGCCACGCTTATACCGTGAGGTTCGCCCGGGAGCGGATTATAAATGGTCGTTAGAGTTGCTGAAAATCTTCAAACAAGAGTTCCCGAATATTCCGACTAAATCAGGCTTAATGGTGGGCTTAGGTGAAACTAACGAAGAAATTTTAGAAGTAATGCAAGACTTACGTAACCACGGTGTAACAATGCTGACCATTGGGCAATATCTACAACCAAGTCGCCACCACTTAAAAGTAGAACGCTACGTTCCACCGGCAGAGTTTGATATGTTCCGAGAAGAGGCTGAAAAAATGGGCTTTGAACACGCTGCTTGCGGTCCATTCGTCCGCTCTTCCTACCACGCAGACTTACAAGCAAAAGGCGAATTGGTGAAATAA
- a CDS encoding ABC transporter substrate-binding protein, whose protein sequence is MKKLLLKSVFAATLLAFGASANAEIKTITDVLGREVKVDVPAKRVALTFYYPDYIAVTGVENFDNVVGISREFWEKFNPGSWGLFSEKMPNLKNIADIGYVNSGTFSTEKTIALKPDVLVLPEIQYQALSSEIPRIEQAGIPVVVVDFNAQTVENHTKSVKIFGQLAGTEERAEKIAKEYAEGIADIQNRIDNAKVSKPKIYVEFGNKGPKEHSFTFGKNMWGAIAETVRGDNISAPFVENWGQINPEQVLVSKPEVIMISGTELGNDTNSEIMSMGINIEETDAQKRLKGFMERTGWKELPAVKSGRVYGLYHTASRSISDLASSQFMAKALYPELFKDIEPEKTYLDFHKNYLPIEPKGTFFIQMK, encoded by the coding sequence ATGAAAAAATTACTATTAAAAAGCGTATTTGCTGCAACATTATTGGCGTTCGGTGCAAGTGCGAATGCTGAGATTAAAACTATCACAGATGTATTAGGGCGTGAGGTAAAGGTTGATGTGCCAGCTAAACGTGTTGCTCTGACTTTCTATTATCCAGACTATATTGCGGTAACAGGTGTTGAAAATTTCGATAATGTCGTGGGAATTTCCCGTGAATTTTGGGAGAAATTCAACCCGGGCAGTTGGGGATTATTTTCAGAAAAAATGCCAAACTTAAAAAATATTGCGGATATTGGTTATGTGAATAGCGGGACGTTTTCTACTGAAAAAACCATCGCATTAAAACCTGATGTGTTAGTTTTACCTGAAATCCAATATCAAGCATTATCAAGTGAAATTCCACGCATTGAACAAGCAGGAATCCCTGTTGTAGTGGTGGATTTCAACGCACAAACTGTTGAAAATCATACTAAAAGTGTGAAAATTTTTGGTCAGCTTGCGGGTACTGAAGAGCGAGCAGAAAAAATTGCCAAAGAGTATGCGGAAGGCATTGCGGATATTCAGAACCGTATCGATAATGCAAAAGTGAGCAAACCGAAAATCTATGTTGAGTTTGGTAATAAAGGCCCGAAAGAGCATAGTTTTACCTTTGGTAAAAATATGTGGGGCGCCATTGCTGAAACGGTACGAGGCGATAATATTAGTGCCCCATTTGTAGAAAACTGGGGGCAGATTAATCCTGAGCAGGTGTTAGTTTCTAAACCAGAAGTGATTATGATCTCTGGTACGGAGCTCGGTAATGATACAAACTCTGAGATTATGTCGATGGGGATCAATATTGAAGAAACTGATGCTCAAAAACGTTTGAAAGGTTTTATGGAGCGTACAGGCTGGAAAGAGTTACCTGCGGTAAAATCAGGTCGTGTCTATGGTTTATACCACACAGCGTCTCGCTCAATTTCAGATTTAGCCAGCTCACAATTTATGGCGAAAGCACTTTATCCTGAATTGTTTAAAGATATTGAGCCTGAAAAAACGTATTTAGATTTCCACAAAAACTACTTACCAATTGAGCCAAAAGGCACTTTCTTTATTCAAATGAAATAA